The following proteins are encoded in a genomic region of Arachis ipaensis cultivar K30076 chromosome B02, Araip1.1, whole genome shotgun sequence:
- the LOC107627193 gene encoding protein MAIN-LIKE 1-like: MRLDERYVPYLQMAGLYHLARLNDRWFRLDEPLVSAFVERWRPETHTFHMPFGECTITLQDVAYQLGLPVDGDYVSGCLTDFHLYIEGGRPAWQWFHELLGVLPPENQVQKFAVNCTWFQETFAECPDGADEETVRRFVRAYIMMLLGTQLFADKSGNRIHIRWLPYVARLEEMGRYSWGSAALAWLYRCMCRVANRHVVKLAGPLQLLQSWIFWRFPTLRPSGYDEISWPLASRWSGYNPGISNKGPRVQMARLKIDLLQPQQVSTQNICVSEVIVSVYIV; this comes from the exons ATGCGTCTTGATGAGAggtacgttccgtacttgcagatggccggattGTACCATCTTGCGAGACTGAATGACAGATGGTTCCGACTAGACGAGCCCCTAGTCAGCGCATTCGTCGAGAGGTGGCGGCCTGAGACGCACACCTTCcacatgccgttcggagagtgcaccatCACTCTTCAGGACGTCGCATACCAGCTGGGGTTGCCAGTGGACGGAGATTACGTTAGTGGTTGCCTGACAGACTTCCACCTTTACATTGAGGGTGGGAGACCTGCTTGGCAGTGGTTCCATGAGTTGCTCGGTGTTTTACCTCCCGAGAACCAGGTGCAGAAATTCGCAGTCAACTGCACCTGGTTTCAGGAGACATTTGCAGAGTGTCCAGACGGGGCTGATGAGGAGACAGTTAGGCGCTTTGTCCGGGCCTATATCATGATGTTATTGGGCACGCAGCTCtttgccgacaagtccggcaaTCGTATACACATCAGATGGCTACCTTATGTTGCTCGGCTTGAGGAGATGGGTCGCTACAGTTGGGGGTCGGCGGCACTTGCATGGTTGTACAGGTGCATGTGCCGAGTCGCCAACAGACATGTGGTGAAGTTAGCTGGCCCTTTACAGTTACTACAGTCTTGGATATTCTGGAGGTTTCCCACTCTTAGACCATCTGGGTATGATGAGATTAGCTGGCCCCTTGCCTCGAG ATGGTCTGGTTACAATCCTGGGATTAGCAACAAGGGACCTCGGGTACAGATGGCTCGCCTGAAGATCGACTTGTTACAGCCTCAGCAGGTAAGTACGCAGAACATATGTGTATCTGAAGTCATTGTTTCAGTTTATATTGTCTAA